The nucleotide window ATCCCAGGTGtgtgacaggggctcaaacacttgggctgccttccactgctttcccagggtatcagggagttggattggcagtggtgcagccaagacacaaactttagcatccatatggaatgccagcatcatagacatcagctttacccactacaccactacGCCAGctcctcaaattattttttaattcagttttactTGGTGTGTTGGGCACCTTATTTGCAGAAGAAATCTTTGGTGGTGGTTTCATTTTTTACAATTGCTTTCTATTGATACATTAAATCAGACAAACCTTATCCTGAAGTGCACAGCAAAGACCAATTTGACATCACAGATCTGACTTGCCATATACAAGGGAACTTACTTAAACTGGTGAaaaagtggggccggcactgtggcatagtgggttaagctgctgcctgaaatgccagcattccagctgctccacttctaatccagctcccttctaatgtgtctgggaaaacagcagaagacgacccaagtgcttgggcccctgcacccaagtgggagacctggatgaggctcccagctcctggtttttggcctggcccagccttggctgttgtggtcatttggggagtgaaccagaggatgtaagatgtccctctctctctctgcctctccttctctctctgcaactctggctttcaaataaaaatttttaaaaggtggaaaaatggaattagaagtttatttttctgcaaaaatattttgaaatccatacacagtttttggtaacatgcatttttccatgaactctttgaagagtCTCTatccatgaatttcaaaaactttttgcaccacaattagcttatcttttgattcctctttgcacaaattttttgaagtatgctcattACTTGTAAAAATAGTTGAAATATATTTACAAACTAAATCTCACTAAAAGTTGGAGCAATCCTTATAAAACATATTTGTAGCTGCCCAAATTTTAAGAACTGTCTTTAGCTGACATGGAGTCAAACATAGCTAAAAAGAGTCACTTCCCTAAAGGCTTCTCTTCCAAAACAAATGCCTAAAAGAGTAGAATGCAATCATTATCTCTACTTCCCCACCTTCCATTCTGTCTTCAGTCAGCTTTTCACTGCTCTCCCCCTAAAACTACCCAGGCAAAACCATGCATGACGTCCTGATGGCCAGCCCAGGGTCTTTAGTTGAGAGGGTCGTAAGCCAGTTCTGCTGATTTAAGAGGAATGCATTGCAAGGATAGCACAGCTCCTGAAACGGATGGGGAAAGTATCATTTGCGAGAGTTATCGACGATCTCATCAGGTAAGGAATTTCTGCTGGCATTGAGTTTATTCCATCCCTGGATCACTTGGCCCAAGTTTCCAAGTCCCTGATGAGCCGGCCACCTGGCTAACCTTAGGTGGCACGCCCACCCTGCGGCCTGGGGCTGCAGTGCAGGATGCCCAGACGGTCCTCCCACAGCTGCCCATCTGGGGAGAGGATCAGTCAGCTAGAGGAAATGCAGGCACTGTTAtcgcgtgagagagagagagagagagagagagagagagagagagagagagagagaagaaaagaaaacgcCCAGCACAGTCTTCATCCCTCCTGATTTCCTCATGGTTCTGACCGCAGGTGTAGCCCCTGCCATGATTCATTTTAGCCGTCAATTTGAATGGGTCAGGGGTGCGCAGATGACCCATTCTATCTGGGTGTGTCTGGGATGGGGGTTCTCAGACGAGGTCAGCACTCAGCACAGCAGGTTGCCCTCTCCATGAAGGGTGGGCACCATCGAATCCATGGATTgcctgaatagaacaaaaggcagaggaaagaggaTTTCATACCCCATTTAAcgtttattcatttcttttatttatttatttaagattcagtttatctatttgaaagagttacagagagagagagagagagagagagaggtgtcttccatccgttggttcactccccagatggctgcaatggacggaactgcaccgatccgaagccaggagccaggagcttcttctgggtctcccatgtgggtgcaggggcccaaggacttggaccatcttctactgctttcccaggccatagcagagagcttgattggaagaggagcagccggaactagaaccggcacccctatgggatgccagcgcttcaggccagggctttaacccactgcgccacagcgccggcccctattcatttattttcatctacttaaaagcaAAGAgagccagctccgtggctcaataggctaatcctccgccttgcggcgccggcacactgggttctagtctcggttggggcgccggattctgtcctggttgcccctcttctaggccagctctctgctgtggccagggagtgcagtggaggatggcccagtgtcgctccccctcttcgtggaggaacgacactaagccctgcctaggtttcatatccgagtcacggcaccattatgtcgctccccctcttcgtggaggaacgacacaggaccctgcgctgttcttttgtctgctcggccctccccgggtttgctgctggttcttcccaggttggctgccgtcccttccacctccgtggaagggcggttccccctggccactttccccacttccgcaggagagtggcacaccgccggccggctctctcgggggctgcacaggtgttccttcagatagatgttccccctagatgttcctggtgcatgccgtctctctcctcctttatagtcctcttccaccaatcccaactctgctacccacacgccgagtacgctgctctactccaatcaggagcaggatcagctcctggaggtcatcactcaagttggcaagaggcagctgcgtagaagctgtttcctcctctcccagcaccatattgtgggagagcagatgcatagaataagtcttaattccagtaacttagtctagtccgagttgctccccacagcccaggtgcttgggccctgcaccccatgggagaccaggagaagcacctggctcctgccttcggatcagcgtggtgcacctgccacagcacgccagccgcagcggccattggagggtgaaccaacagcaaaaggaagccctttctctctgtctctctctcactgtccactctgcctatccaaaaaaaaattaaaaaaaaaaaaaaaaaaagcaaagagagacagagagactgatcttccatccactgattcactcaataccccaacagccggagctggaccaggccaaagccaagagcctggaattttatccagatctctcacatgggtggcagggacccaagtacttgagccatcatctgctgccccccaggatgcatcagcaggaagctggtagcAGGGACCCTAGCTGGCACTCTGACAGGGATGTAGGCAGCCTAAGCAATAGCCtaccccgctatgccacaggccTCTCCCTCatcccttttttttatttcctgcctATTCACTTGATCTGAGACATTTGTCTTCTCCTGCCCTTCTGCTGGGATTTACACCATCCATTCCTGGGTTCTTAGACTTCTGCTCTtgggccagaactgcaccagcaCCCTGCTCTCCTGGGTCTCAGCTTGCAGACAGCAAATGAGGGGTCTTATCAGCAAAATCAaagaaacatgtattatgaaaaaaactatgcataaaccccaagattttttgcaccagaatacacttatctttgaattccatttttccacaaagaacttcaaaaagtgcatgaaaaatggagttcaaagataagtgttttagtgcaaaaaatgttCTTTATGTCTAAGCAGACCCTTTTGGCTGTTTTTTCTGGAGAAGCTTAATAAAAATCTCTCCTCCcactgcactctttttttttaaggattttatttatttatttgagaggtagagttacagagaagagagagagaaagaaaggtcttccatctgctgcctcactccccagatggctgcagtggccggaactgagctgaactgaagccaggagccagaagcttcttcctggtctcccacgtgggtgcaggggcccaagcacttgggccatcttctactgctttcccaggccattagagagctagatcagaagaggaacagacaggacttgaactggtgtccatatgagattccagtgctgcaggtggaggcttagcccactgcaccacagcgccacagcgccagccctccactgaatttttttttttttaatttgacaggtagagttataaacagtgagagagacagacagagagaaaggtcttccttccgttggttcactccccaaatggctgccatggccggcgctgcaccgatctgaagccaggagccaggtgcttcctcctggtctcccatgcgggtgcaggcacccaagcacttgggccatcctccactgccctcccgggccacagcagggagctggactagaagaggggcagccaggactagaacccggcacccatatgggatgcctgtgctgcaggcagaggattaaccaattgagccacagcaccagcccccctccaCTGCATTCTACCATCCTTCCTACCTTACTCACTTCTCAGTCTACCATTCCTTTAATATTCCCTGGTTTCTGTTCTTGGCTTTCTTCTCATTGCATCATTTCACTTCCATTCATTGCATCAAGGGCCACCTATATCCAATGACTCTCAATCTGTACCTTCACAGATGCAATGTACTCAGCAGCCAGTACCCCCTGGATACCCACAGGAACCTCACTGCACCCCCTTCTGCCATCGTGCACTACCTCCTGTCTTCTTCATTCCCACGGAGGGCATCACAGTCCACTCATCCAGTCAGCCACGCTGCAGAGTGTGTGACgcgctctctctcctcccagatGCATGCAGTCAGCCAGTTCTGCAAATTGAGCTTCCTTATTCACTCAAATGCTCCGTCTCCCTTACATCCCACTGTAAGTGCTCTGGGTTAGGTTCTCTTCATTTTATCTAGACTGTACTCTCCCCGCTGGAGTCACATCTTCAGTGGTACACCATTTCCAACTCATCTTTCACAGTTAGCACAAGGATATGACCAGGTGTACATCCCTGAGTAAAGCTCTTCAACAGCTTCTGCTCTCTGTGGGTTGAAGTCCAAACTCCCTCATGGAGGACAAAAGCACTCTGactcctccctccttttcctgGCTTATCTCCATGCCAGCCAGCCAAGGCCCTAAGTGTCAGCTATTTCTGTGAACTTTGCTCAGGTTGCAGCCTTTCCCTGCAATCACAGTCCCTCCTGTGTCTCCATCACGAATGTTGCTAAGACTTAGCTCATGACCACCTCCAGTGTGTCACCTCAAAGCTGTTCCCTAGTCTCAGGCCTGTCTCCTAACAGATGGATGGacccctgtggtggaatgaggtgaaaaggtcctatcaagatggccgctgacaacagaaactgcctggcaacaggccgtgattggatggctttggaaactgacaacaggctgtgattagttggggcatagactgccccttgaccggattggctggtcttgactatataagctgttgtactaactgaaataaaccagtctgtgggctgcttgcctccagcccactttcacccgactcctggggtctgtgtggtgactccatgcctcttgcccccaccatgctcctcctctcagaaacaaatgcaccgcaacattgttgagaaatcaactgcaacagacCACTCCCTCCTTGGGGTTCACACTTTACCAGACACTTACTCACCGCCAAGCTCCCCCATCCGTTCTGTGAGCTTCTCAACTACAAAGACTACATCTCACTCGCCTTTGTATCCCCATCATCTAGCATAGCAACCAGCGCAGACAGTGCTCAGTAAATGAGGAAAGAAATGGAGTTGTGGctagagggaggtggagaggtcTACTCTCTTGAGGTGCTCACGGGGAGCAACCACCAACACTCTTGGGTTAGAACCAGTGAAAGCCATCTAGGGATGCAGCGAGAGTGACTCTCAGCCTTAGGTGCACAAATTGCCTGGGGGAGTACAGATGCTCAACTCACAATGGGGTTATGTTCCCAAGAAGACCACCGTAAGTTGAATGTCATAAACAGAAAAAGCATTGTGTGCACCAGACCTCCTGTACATCCTGGCTCAGCAACAGAGCACTGCAGTGGTTTTCCTTGATAACTATGGGGCTAACTAGCAGCTGCCCAGCATCTCCTGGGTTGGACCACCCAGTGGTAGCCAGGGAAAGATCCAAGTTCAACAACTATGTTTTCCAATATGGTTTCTATTGAATGCAGATCACATAAGGAATGCTTTCAGGAGCAATGCTGATGGTACCGCTTGATCAACTCAGACCTAAGAGagtttcaagattttatttttatttatttgagaggtagatttacagagagacagaggcagagagaaagagaggcctcccacctactggttcactttccaaatggccccaacagccagagctgggccaatctgaagccaggagcttcttcgggtctcccacgtgggtgcaggtgcccgaggacttgagctatcctctattgctttcccaggccacagaatagagctggattggaagtggaacagctgggacttgaaccagagcccctatgggaagccagcactgcaggcagcagctttacctgccaagccacagcgctggccccacgatcttattttaaaggcagagtttagagaaaaagtgtgagatcttccatctgctggttcgctccccaaatagctacaacagcctgaagccaggagccaggaggttcttctaggtttcccacaagggtgctggcacccccaggtgcatcagcaaggagctggatgggaagtggagcagttaggccTTGAACCTGGGCcttaagggatgcaggcatcacaggtggtggcttcacctgctaagccacaacgccagcccaatACTCAGTCTTAATAGTTTTTCAAGTGTTGTGTCCAAGTCTCTATCCAGCTCATTAGCTTCTTAGACGTTAAGCCTTTTAGATGCCCCTGAGCAGTCAAAAATTATTCTGGGCATCATCAGTAAATACTCCATGGGCTCTTGGCCCCTGTTGGCCCTGATTCTGGCCAAAGTTATACTACTACGACTGAGGGAACTAATCCAGTTAAGGACATGGGAAAGCATATTAAAATACTAGTCTGTGGGaacagcgctgtggcgtagcaggtaaagccactgcctgcagtgccagcatcccatatgggctcgggttcgagacctggctgctccatttcccatccaactctctgctatggcctgggaaacagaagatggcccaagcccttgggcccctgcacccacgtgggagacacgaaagaagctgctgggtcctggcttcggattggtgcagctctggccattgcagccaggtgGGAAGTggaccatcggatgaaagacctctctctctctgcctctccttctctgtaactgattttcaataaataaatcttttttaaaaggctcCCAAACCCTGGATATAATCAGGGGTTCTTTCCCCAACAGGAAAACAGGCTTAAGGAAAGGTTCCGCTCTGCGGCAGCGGGAAAGTTTTTATGGACACAGGCTCGCTAGCTCCAGCATCAGGACCAAGACCAGCTTCTAAATCAGCAATCTCTCTTCCCGTCGCATCCCAAAACAAGTCCCAGTTCAGTTTGGCTGTCGATGTGTTTCTCCCAAGTGCACAGACATTCTCGAGCACAAATGGCGAACCACGCTCTCGGCTCGGCGAGGGCAATGGCGGCGCTGGCCCCGGGCCCGTCCCGGAAATCCCCCTCCATCCAGCCGAAGTTTCTCACGGGACATCCGGCGCCAACCCCCCGGGATTCTCTAGAGAGGCCTCAGGCCTTAGACATCACTCGATTAACCATAAAGAGGCGTGGGGAGCCGGACTGCCGACGGGACAGGAACCCAAAAACCCCACACCAGACACAACAGCCCAACCTCCCGGCCTCCGGCGGCCCCGCGCAGCGATCAGCGACGCCCCCCGAGGGGCGGGGTTTCCGCTTCCGGTGGCGGATTGTTGACGCCTGCGGCTGCTGCGGTGGCGAAAGGGCCGTTGGGGAGGGGCCTCTGAGGGGAGGGAGACGGCGCAGTGACAGGTACCGCGAAGGGTGCTGCCGAGGCGACGATGGCAGAAGGGCCCGAGGAAGCCCGAGGTCGCCCTCCCGGGCAGGACGATGGCGGAGGGGACCACGCGCCTGTCCCTTCCCTGAGAGGCCCTCCCGCAGCCGCCGGCCCTTGTCCCCGAGACGCGGCGCCAGTCGAACCCCAGGCCCCGGGCCGGCCGCCAGCCCCGGCCCTCGCGCCCGCCTCCGCCGCTGCCCCGGAGGAGTCGGAGCCGCAGCGGGAGCTCAGGAGGCGAAGAGAGGCGGCCCCGAGCTCCGGCGCGGGGCTGCAGGAGCCGGCGGGCTGCGAGGCGGCCGAGGCCGAGGCGCTGCGGGAGAAGCCGGCGCGGCTGAGCGCCCGCGAGTACTCGCGGCAGGTGCACGAGTGGCTGTGGCAGTCCTACTGCGGCTACCTCACCTGGCACAGCGGCCTGGCCGCCTTCCCCGCCTACTGCAGCCCCCCGCCGCCCGCTCCCAGCTACGCTacggccgccgccgccccccaGGCCGCGGCGCCGCCGCCCCCGCAGCTGGCCTATTACAACCCCTTTTACTTCCCGAGCGCCGGCGCCGCGGGAGCGGAGGCGGGGGCGGCTGCGGGCATCAGCACCCCGGCCCCGGTGGCGGGCCTGGGGCCGCGGGCTCCTCACGTGCAGGGCTCGGTCCGGGCCGCTCCAGCGACTCGTGCGGGATCCGCCGCGCCTTCGCGCGCCGCCAGCGAGAGCGGGCGGCAGGCAGGTGAGCAGCGCGAGGCGCGGGGGGTATCCCGAGGGGGTCTTCGGGGAGGCTGCCTGCAGGGTTTGCGCCCCCGTGGGGACGGCCGCGGCTCCCGGGAGTGTGCCCGGGCCTTACACCCCAGTGCCGTCCACCTTGAGAGCAGATCGAGGGCCTCGCGCCCGGGTCGATTCCCACGGGGAGGAATCTGCCCTGGAGAGCGAGGTGGAGAGTTAGACCCACTTGTGCAGAGACTTGACTGGCAATGCTGGAGTGCGCTGCCTAGGGGCTGTGGGCCTGACCGATCCGGAGGATTTACATGAATGCAAATGGAGTTCCCAAGTGTTGGCTGGCCCCTGCTTACTGCTTTCGGAGCCTCCTTGTT belongs to Oryctolagus cuniculus chromosome 5, mOryCun1.1, whole genome shotgun sequence and includes:
- the FAM8A1 gene encoding protein FAM8A1, whose product is MAEGPEEARGRPPGQDDGGGDHAPVPSLRGPPAAAGPCPRDAAPVEPQAPGRPPAPALAPASAAAPEESEPQRELRRRREAAPSSGAGLQEPAGCEAAEAEALREKPARLSAREYSRQVHEWLWQSYCGYLTWHSGLAAFPAYCSPPPPAPSYATAAAAPQAAAPPPPQLAYYNPFYFPSAGAAGAEAGAAAGISTPAPVAGLGPRAPHVQGSVRAAPATRAGSAAPSRAASESGRQAGREYVIPSLAHRFMAEMVDFFILFFIKATIVLSIMHLSGIKDISKFAMHYIIEEIDEDTSMEDLQKMMVVALIYRLLVCFYEIICIWGAGGATPGKFLLGLRVVTCDTSVLIAPSRVLVIPSSNVSITTSTIRALIKNFSIASFFPAFITLLFFQHNRTAYDIVAGTIVVKRNGVR